The following are encoded together in the Apis mellifera strain DH4 linkage group LG4, Amel_HAv3.1, whole genome shotgun sequence genome:
- the LOC100577553 gene encoding protein ARV1 produces MYRCVNCGTEIEELYRRYSPNVLKLLKCETCGFLADKYIEYDSVIILVDLILLKRQAYRHLLYNCEIKHCWKLAIILWLIESFRNFFLCNNNNEYVQYWKTFQPNFNQNCNLYLIIFSTLFALISFVFTVIFLTKFKWYFYPNNANTCNVIHLMKALVIGGSGILLGLLEITWGHIFLTPHYLLILGYIILCLLTTYSVVTNNEKLESLIILGIGMVVYKCISNYSFTIFKVLELV; encoded by the exons atgtatcGATGTGTAAATTGTGGTACTGAAATAGAAGAACTTTACAGAAGATATTCTCCAAatgttttaaaacttttaaaatgt gaaACATGTGGCTTCTTGgctgataaatatattgaatacgaTTCAGTCATAATTTtagttgatttaatattacttaaaagACAAGCATACAGACATTTGCTCTATAATTGCGAAATAAAACATTGTTGGAAATTAGCAATAATTTTGTGGCTTATtgaatcttttcgaaatttctttttatgtaacaataataatgaatatgttCAATATTGGAAAACATTTCAacctaattttaatcaaaattgtaatctttatttaataatattcagtaCTCTTTTTGCGCTCATTAGTTTTGTTTTTACTGTTATTTTTTTGACTAAATTTAAATGgtatttttatccaaataatGCAAACACATGTAATGTGATACATCTTATGAAAGCTTTAGTAATTGGTGGCTCTGGAATATTATTAGGACTATTAGAAATTACTTGGGGACATATTTTTCTGACACCTCATTACTTACTTATATTgggatatattattctttgtttACTCACAACTTATTCAG tgGTTACTAATAATGAAAAACTGGAATCCTTAATCATCTTGGGAATAGGCATGGTAGTATACAAGTGTATATCTAACTATtcctttacaatttttaaagttttagaattagtttaa
- the LOC411202 gene encoding 1,5-anhydro-D-fructose reductase, with the protein MEKNTILLPNGELMPIIGFGTWQAQEKELEDALNIALEAGYRHIDTATSYENEKVIGDVLKNWFDSKKLKRSDIFIVTKLPAVGNRAEDVEKWIKTSLQNLRLEYLDLYLIHVPIGFEKVGDILHPFDENGHIRLDNSTNHVEIWAEMEKQVKCGRTKAIGLSNFNISQIKRILKNTKMKISMLQIELHVYFQQKELVKFCKQENIPITAYSPLGSRSLIKLLNKTEEISDMLQNDVVMEIAKKYKKSSAQILLRYIVQNGIVVIPKSINPQRIKENIQLFDWEINPEDMKKLYNLDRGESSRICDLKFFKGIETHPEYPF; encoded by the exons ATGGAAAAGAATACTATTTTGCTTCCAAATGGAGAATTAATGCCAATAATTGGTTTTGGCACTTGGCAG gcacaagaaaaagaattggaagatGCATTGAACATTGCTTTAGAAGCAGGATATAGACATATTGATACAGCAACGtcatatgaaaatgaaaaagtaattGGTGACGTTCTTAAAAACTGGTTTGATTCTAAAAAACTTAAACGatctgatatatttattgttacgaAG CTTCCTGCTGTAGGAAATAGAGCAGAAGATGTGGAAAAATGGATTAAAACATCGTTACAAAATTTACgattagaatatttagatCTTTACTTGATTCACGTTCCGATTGGTTTTGAAAAAGTTGGGGATATTTTACATCCTTTTGACGAAAATGGCCACATTAGACTTGATAATAGTACAAATCATGTAGAAATTTGGGCCGAAATGGAGAAACAAGTGAAATGTGGTCGAACTAAAGCAATtggattatcaaattttaatatttctcaaattaagcgaattttaaaaaacacaaaaatgaaaatatccatGCTACAGATTGAATTGCatgtttattttcaacaaaaggaactg gtaAAATTTTGCAAGCAAGAAAATATTCCTATAACAGCTTATTCGCCACTTGGCTCACGTagtcttattaaattattaaataaaacggaAGAAATTTCAGATATGTTACAAAACGATGTAGTAATGGAAATAGCAAAAAAGTATAAGAAATCATCtgcacaaattttattaagatatattgtaCAAAATGGAATCGTAGTTATCCCTAAAAGTATAAATCctcaaagaattaaagaaaatatacaacTTTTTGATTGGGAAATTAATCCGgaagatatgaaaaaattatataatctcgaTCGTGGTGAATCTAGTAGAATttgtgatttaaaattttttaagggaATTGAAACTCATCCCGAATAtcctttctaa
- the LOC725169 gene encoding contactin, with product MHCVPKILIYIYILSYNTFAQNILYEELYQHCPQHWIKFQESCYRFIKSPIKERQDAKRNCEAYQSDLITINSLEEHGFILYQLLWQDPQHRKWYTGVKYQNGNWINEGDNTQLINMDNAFLPEPPDSFDKDYLIYSYNNNLQRWGLEKVTGKEKLLYICEAPISNLYNLIDDDRTYQYGIEIDNPNEIPRGPYFIKQPTDKVFDMSTRKISNDVSLSCLAGGYPTPTYEWFKEDYENDKLIATKIDPLNNIRYTVSGGTLIIYEPDQTEDRGSYHCKATNKFGTIISESVELSFGYILEFNLKRSEERGDQNWGKAVYCDPPQHYPGVKYYWARDYFPNFVEEDKRVFVSNDGALYFSALEMIDRGNYSCNVQSVASDTGRNGPFFPLRVDPHSSFQQLKFPNNFPKAFPEAPIAEEEVRLECIAFGYPVPSYNWTRRGAPLPRGAYTTSYNRVLIIPKIHVDDQGEYICRVYNDRLSIENSVTLTIQAAPNFTIPLVDKHMDNRGELTWTCEAFGIPDVTYSWFRNGEILNMETLSSEDKDRYSIQDNVLSIKNLDPERDQAMYQCRAKNQLKTRYSSAQLRILSLKPSFKKRPMEPETYAAEKGNITIICNPEAAPRPKFVWKKDGNVIGSGGRRRILETGNLIISPVSRDDEGTYICTATNQYGNDETRGRLIVLRGPQFMEKLPQQITTAVMQNQTLRCIGEIDEMLDVAYIWKHNGLRIRDEDLINNPRLNINGEELNIINATFAEAGEYECIIKSAVSEISSKTIVTIEGPPGPPGGVQVKNIVKTSTTLRWTDGAFNGKPITMYSISARTNWNHTWFIIIENITAIEVDRYNGRKEAYLENVLNPYTTYEFRVSAFNELGYSLPSSPSPQYSTSPDKPMKVPFNIGGGGGKIGDLTITWNPLPPSEQNGPGIYYKVFWRRKYHETEFQSLSLKNYGNVGRSVVPIQQQYYYTEYEVKVQAVNALGSGPISNAVTIFSAEDMPQVAPQQVVAQSYNSTSLKVSWKPIEETREKIRGKLIGHRIKYWKENNREENAVYYLSRTRRPWALVVGLQPDTYYYVKVMAYNSAGEGPESERYLERTYRKAPQKPPSSVNVYGVNPSTVRVVWRYVQPSLEEEPLIGYKIRVWELDQDMSTANDTIIPGGSKLEADITNLSPGKAYHLRVLAFSKGGDGRMSSPTHTFQMGDAAAFRSSAANKILNAALGISLLLLLMLRFVSRKLRSTQVFNKTLKLSIKQTRNLNLLEYQSKELLRDCGVSVQNFAIVDDLNKANSALQNLHANEYVIKAQVLAGGRGKGWFDNGFKGGVHLTKDRKAVIDVVKNMLGHRLFTKQTSEDGILVQKIMIAESVNIARETYICILMDRQYNGPVLIASPAGGMDIETVAEKNPELIKTIPLDIYYGIDDEIAKDVSIFLGFMDPTVQQKAIYELKNLWKLFVDIDALQVEINPLVETTDNQVIAVDAKISFDDNAQFRQQDLFALENNDTKDPREADALRFDLNYIGMDGNIGCLVNGAGLAMATMDIIKLNGGSPANFLDVGGSVKENQVYQAFRILSEDPKVKVILVNVFGGIVNCATIAKGIIAASHNLQLKIPLVIRLEGTNVTEAKKLLAESNLSIITANDLDEAAKKAVTFVKT from the exons atgcATTGTGTaccaaagattttaatatatatttatattttgtcatATAACACATTTGcacaaaatatcttatatgaaGAGTTATATCAACATTGTCCACAACattggataaaatttcaagaatcatGTTATCGTTTTATAAAAAGTCCTATTAAGGAAAGACAAGATGCTAAAAGAAATTGTGAAGCCTATCAAAGTGatcttattacaattaattctttGGAAGAACATGgattcatattatatcaattattatggCAAGATCCACAACATCGTAAATGGTATACTGgtgtaaaatatcaaaacgGAAATTGGATAAATGAAGGTGATAATactcaattaataaatatggatAATGCATTTTTACCTGAACCACCTGATTCATttgataaagattatttaatatactcttataataataatttacaacgtTGGGGATTAGAAAAAGTAACTGGTaaagaaaaactattatatatttgtgaagCACCAATTTCTAATCTATATAACTTAATAGATGATGATCGTACTTATCAATAtggtattgaaattgataatccTAATGAAATACCCAGAGgaccatattttattaagcaaCCTACAGATAAAGTATTTGATATgtcaacaagaaaaataagtaatgaTGTTTCATTGAGTTGTTTAGCAGGTGGTTATCCCACACCAACATATGAATGGTTTAAAGAAgattatgaaaatgataaattgattGCAACAAAAATAGatccattaaataatattagatatacagTTAGTGGTggtactttaattatttatgaaccTGATCaa acagaAGATAGAGGTTCATATCATTGTAAAGCAACAAATAAATTTGGTACAATTATATCTGAAAGTGTAGAATTGTCTTttggatatattttagaatttaatttaaagcgTTCAGAAGAACGTGGAGATCAAAATTGGGGTAAAGCTGTATATTGTGATCCACCACAACATTATCCTGGAGTAAAATATTACTGGGCACGTGattattttcctaattttgTGGAAGAAGATAAACGTGTTTTTGTTTCCAATGATGGTGCACTTTATTTTTCTGCATTGGAAATGATTGATCGTGGCAATTATTCTTGTAATGTTCAAAGTGTTGCTTCTGATACTGGTCGTAATGGaccattttttcctttaagaGTTGATCcacatt cTTCTTTTCAGCAATTAAAATTCcctaataattttccaaaagcaTTTCCAGAAGCTCCAATTGCAGAAGAGGAAGTTAGACTTGAATGCATTGCATTTGGATA tCCTGTTCCATCATATAATTGGACAAGAAGAGGTGCACCACTACCACGTGGAGCTTACACAACTAGTTATAATCGAGTATTAATAATTCCTAAAATACATGTTGATGATCAAGGAGAATATATTTGTAGAGTTTATAATGATAGattatcaattgaaaattctgTAACACTAACTATACAGGCAGCTCCGAATTTTACAATTCCATTAGTAGATAAACATATGGATAATAGAGGAGAGTTAACTTGGACTTGTGAAGCATTTGGAATACCAGATGTAACTTATAGTTGGTTTAGAAAtggtgaaatattaaatatggaaACACTTTCTTCTGAAGATAAAGATCGATATTCTATACAAGACAAtgttttaagtataaaaaatttggatcCAGAACGAGACCAAGCAATGTATCAATGTCGtgcaaaaaatcaattaaaaacaagATATTCATCTGCACAACTtcgaattttat cATTAAAaccatcttttaaaaaaagaccTATGGAACCTGAAACTTATGCAGCAGAAAAAggtaatattacaattatttgcaatCCTGAAGCTGCGCCTAGACCGAAATTTGTTtggaaaaaagatggaaatgtGATTGGTTCTGGCGGTAGacgaagaattttagaaactgGTAATCTTATAATCAGTCCTGTATCAAGAGATGACGAAGGCACATATATTTGCACTGCAACTAATCAGTATGGAAATGATGAAACTCGGGGACGGCTAATAGTATTAC gtgGTCCacaatttatggaaaaattaccACAGCAAATTACTACGGCAGTTATGCAAAATCAAACATTGCGTTGTATAGGAGAAATAGATGAAATGCTAGATGTAGCTTATATTTGGAAACATAATGGTTTACGTATTCGAGatgaagatttaataaataatcctaGGCTAAATATTAATGGAGAAgaacttaatataataaatgctaCATTTGCAGAAGCAGGAGAAtatgaatgtataattaaaagtgcAGTAAGTGAAATTTCTAGTAAAACAATAGTTACAATAGAAGGACCACCAGGACCACCTGGTGGTGtacaagttaaaaatattgtaaaaacttCTACAACTTTACGTTGGACTGATGGTGCTTTCAATGGAAAACCTATTACTATGTATAGCATAAGCGCGAGAACAAATTGGAATCATACATGGTTTATTATCATAGAga acATAACTGCTATTGAAGTAGATAGATATAATGGTAGAAAAGAGGCTTATTTGGAGAATGTTTTAAATCCTTATACTACATATGAGTTTCGAGTATCCGCTTTTAATGAATTAGGATATAGCTTACCATCATCACCTTCCCCACAATATAGTACTTCACCAGATAAACCAATGAAAGTTCCATTTAATATAggtgggggaggaggaaaaattggTGATCTTACAATAACATGGAATCCTTTACCACCATCTGAACAAAATGGTCCCGGAATctattataaagttttttgGCGCCGAAAATATCACGAGACtgaatttcaatcattatctttaaaaaattatggtaATGTTGGAAGAAGTGTTGTTCCAATAcaacaacaatattattatacagaatATGAAGTTAAAGTTCAAGCAGTTAATGCATTAGGTTCTGGACCAATTTCTAATGCAGTTACAATATTTAGTGCTGAAGATATGCCTCAAGTAGCTCCTCAACAAGTTGTTGCACAAAGTTATAATAGCACTAGTTTGAAAGTTAGTTGGAAACCAATTGAAGAGACGCGTGAAAAAATACGAGGCAAATTGATAGGTCATAggataaaatattggaaagaaaataatagagaagaaaatgcagtatattatttatctcgaaCAAGAAGACCTTGGGCTCTTGTAGTTGGTTTACAGCCTgatacttattattatgttaaagtAATGGCTTATAATTCTGCTGGAGAAGGCCCTGAAAGTGAAAGATATTTAGAAAGAACTTATCGAAAGGCACCACAGAAACCACCATCTTCTGTTAATGTATATGGAGTAAATCCTTCAACAGTTCGAGTTGTTTGGCGTTATGTACAACCAAGTTTAGAAGAAGAACCATTAATAGGTTATAAAATACGCGTTTGGGAGTTAGATCAAGATATGAGTACTGCAAATGATACTATTATACCAGGTGGCTCAAAATTAGAAGCTGATATTACGAATCTTAGTCCTGGAAAAGCATACCATTTACGTGTACTTGCATTTAGTAAAGGAGGAGATGGACGTATGTCAAGTCCAACTCATACATTCCAAATGGGTGATGCAGCTGCTTTTAGAAGTAGTGCTGCTAATAAGATTTTGAATGCTGCTTTAGGCatatcattgttattattatta atgttgcGATTTGTAAGCCGAAAATTACGTTCAACTCAAgtgtttaataaaactttaaaattgagTATTAAACaaacaagaaatttaaatttacttgaaTACCAGAGCAAAGAACTTTTAAGAGATTGTGGAGTTTCTGTACAAAATTTTGCTATTGtagatgatttaaataaagcaaattctgctttacaaaatttac atgcaAATGAATATGTCATAAAAGCTCAAGTATTAGCTGGTGGTCGTGGAAAAGGATGGTTTGATAATGGTTTCAAAGGAGGTGTACATCTTACAAAGGA cCGTAAAGCTGTTATAGATGTTGTGAAAAATATGTTGGGTCATCGTCTTTTTACAAAACAGACTTCAGAAGATGGTATATTAGTACAAAAGATTATGATAGCAGAGTCTGTAAATATTGCACGTGaaacatatatttgtattcttaTGGATAGACAATATAATGGTCCTGTATTAATAGCTTCACCAGCAGGTGGTATGGATATTGAAACAGTAGCTGAAAAAAAtccagaattaataaaaacaatacctcttgatatatattatggaATTGACGATGAAATCGCTAAAGATGTTAGCATATTTCTTGGTTTTATGGATCCAACAGTACAACAGAAGgcaatatatgaattaaaaaatttgtggaAACTATTTGTAGATATTGATGCCTTACAAGTTGAAATTAATCCATTGGTTGAAACTACAGATAACCAAGTTATAGCAGTAGAtgcaaaaatatcatttgatgATAATGCTCAATTTAGACAACAAGATTTATTTGCTTTAGAGAATAATGATACAAAAGATCCTAGAGAAGCAGATGCATTGCGgtttgatttgaattatattggtATGGATGGCAATATAGGATGTTTAg tcaATGGTGCTGGTTTAGCTATGGCTACTatggatataattaaattgaatggtGGATCACCAGCAAATTTTTTGGATGTGGGTGGAAGTGTTAAAGAGAATCAAGTTTATCAAGCATTTAGAATTCTTAGTGAAG ATCCAAAAGTAAAAGTTATTCTTGTAAATGTATTTGGAGGTATTGTAAATTGTGCTACAATAGCAAAAGGAATTATTGCAGCATCTCATAATTTACAACTTAAAATTCCACTTGTTATTAGACTAGaag gtACTAATGTAACAGAAGCAAAGAAACTTCTTGCAGAgagtaatttatcaattataacagCTAATGATTTAGATGAAGCTGCAAAAAAAGCAGTTACTTTTGTGAAAACATAA